Proteins found in one Halobaculum sp. MBLA0147 genomic segment:
- a CDS encoding UPF0146 family protein, translating into MPDRTPVADTLADHDSACEVGVGRRPGVAATLAERGLSVVATDVRPRAVPEGVQFVRDDLLAAADRARDGADPGGPYHADVLYALHCPPELHRPLATVAAATGADAAFTTLGGDPPTVPVTPAPLPGGATLYHVDDA; encoded by the coding sequence GTGCCCGACCGCACTCCCGTCGCCGACACGCTCGCGGATCACGACTCGGCCTGCGAGGTCGGCGTCGGTCGCCGCCCCGGCGTGGCCGCCACGCTCGCCGAGCGCGGGCTCTCCGTCGTCGCCACGGACGTGCGTCCGCGAGCGGTCCCGGAGGGAGTCCAGTTCGTCCGCGACGACCTCCTCGCGGCCGCCGATCGCGCCCGGGACGGCGCGGACCCCGGTGGGCCGTACCACGCCGACGTGCTCTACGCGCTCCACTGCCCGCCGGAACTCCACCGCCCGCTCGCGACCGTCGCCGCCGCGACCGGCGCGGACGCCGCCTTCACGACCCTCGGCGGCGACCCGCCGACGGTGCCGGTCACTCCGGCGCCGCTCCCCGGCGGCGCGACGCTGTACCACGTCGACGACGCGTGA
- a CDS encoding archaemetzincin family Zn-dependent metalloprotease, with amino-acid sequence MLVDIVPVGEVPAQVKREASAALRTIYDCEVTVHDEQDVPRGAYDRSRNQYRAEQFIELVSRVGGGEKNIGITGEDLYYRRRNYVFGLAYLNGNGSVISTHRLQTSSDGGFSTRSDESVFTDRVRKEIVHEIGHTLGLEHCDNSKCVMSFSPTVREVDRKEEKFCGTCSQEVW; translated from the coding sequence ATGCTCGTCGACATCGTGCCCGTCGGGGAGGTCCCCGCGCAGGTCAAGCGGGAGGCGTCCGCCGCCCTCCGCACCATCTACGACTGCGAGGTGACCGTACACGACGAGCAGGACGTGCCCCGTGGCGCGTACGACCGCAGCCGCAACCAGTACCGCGCCGAGCAGTTCATCGAACTCGTCTCCCGGGTCGGTGGCGGCGAGAAGAACATCGGCATCACCGGCGAAGACCTCTACTACCGGCGTCGCAACTACGTCTTCGGGCTGGCGTACCTCAACGGCAACGGGTCCGTGATCTCCACCCACCGGCTCCAGACCTCCTCGGACGGCGGCTTCTCCACCCGCTCGGACGAGTCCGTCTTCACCGACCGCGTCCGCAAGGAGATCGTCCACGAGATCGGCCACACCCTCGGGTTGGAACACTGCGACAACAGTAAGTGTGTGATGAGTTTCTCCCCGACAGTCCGCGAGGTCGATCGCAAGGAGGAGAAGTTCTGCGGCACCTGTTCACAGGAAGTGTGGTGA
- a CDS encoding ribosome biogenesis/translation initiation ATPase RLI: MADDSIAVVDLDRCQPDRCNYECSNYCPPNRTGKDCITTRGERYDEDEPYDGAPDQIWISEEICLGESCGICVEKCPFDAIEIINLPSELDDEPIHRYGENAFGLYGLPVPEPGGVTGILGPNGIGKSTAVRMLSGEMVPNLGNHETEAAWEAVLDRVRGTELQTYVERIVDGEIDVARKPQYVDQIPDQFDGPVRALLETTDERGVLDELVDRLNVRAVMDSHIDDISGGELQRVALAATLARDAEFYFFDEITPYLDVGQRMTAARLVRELADDEDRAVMVVEHDLAILDLLADTLHVTYGEPGAYGVVTDPKSVRNGINEYLSGYLDNENMRIRQEAIEFEEHAPQEATVGRPLLEYPELSKSYGDGAFSLSVEPGTIHEAEVLGVVGPNGIGKSTFAKLLAGKLTPDEGSLETNLDIAYKPQYIEIDQPMRVDAFLSSVTDDFGTSYWDTEVARPLQLNRLMEQNLDDLSGGERQRVAIAATISEDADLYLLDEPSAHLDVEQRVQATTAIRRYAEHNDATVMVIDHDIYMIDLLADRLLVFDGEPAAHGTAREPQEMRAGMNDFLADLDVTFRRDERTGRPRINKPGSQLDSQQKRDGEYYYTG; the protein is encoded by the coding sequence ATGGCGGACGACAGTATCGCGGTCGTGGACTTGGACAGGTGCCAGCCCGACCGCTGCAACTACGAGTGTTCGAACTACTGTCCGCCCAACCGGACCGGGAAGGACTGTATCACCACCCGTGGGGAGCGGTACGACGAGGACGAGCCGTACGACGGCGCCCCCGACCAGATCTGGATCTCCGAGGAGATCTGTCTCGGCGAGTCGTGTGGGATCTGTGTCGAGAAGTGTCCGTTCGACGCCATCGAGATCATCAACCTCCCCTCGGAGTTGGACGACGAGCCGATCCACCGCTACGGGGAGAACGCCTTCGGGCTGTACGGGCTCCCCGTGCCCGAGCCTGGTGGCGTGACGGGGATCCTCGGCCCGAACGGCATCGGGAAGTCCACCGCCGTGCGGATGCTGTCGGGCGAGATGGTGCCGAACCTCGGGAACCACGAGACGGAGGCCGCCTGGGAGGCGGTGCTCGACCGCGTCCGCGGGACGGAACTGCAGACGTACGTCGAGCGGATCGTCGACGGGGAGATCGACGTGGCGCGCAAGCCGCAGTACGTCGACCAGATCCCCGACCAGTTCGACGGCCCGGTGCGTGCGCTGTTGGAGACGACCGACGAGCGCGGCGTGCTCGACGAGTTGGTCGACCGGCTGAACGTCCGCGCGGTGATGGACAGCCACATCGACGACATCTCGGGCGGGGAGCTCCAGCGGGTGGCGTTGGCGGCGACGCTGGCACGCGACGCGGAGTTCTACTTCTTCGACGAGATCACGCCGTACCTCGACGTGGGCCAGCGGATGACGGCGGCCCGACTCGTCCGGGAGTTGGCCGACGACGAGGACCGCGCCGTGATGGTCGTCGAACACGACCTGGCGATCCTCGACCTGCTGGCGGACACGCTCCACGTCACCTACGGGGAGCCGGGCGCGTACGGCGTCGTCACGGACCCCAAGTCCGTCCGCAACGGGATCAACGAGTACCTCTCGGGGTACCTCGACAACGAGAACATGCGGATCCGCCAGGAGGCCATCGAGTTCGAGGAACACGCCCCACAGGAGGCGACCGTCGGGCGACCGCTGTTGGAGTACCCCGAACTGTCGAAGTCGTACGGCGACGGCGCGTTCTCGCTGTCCGTCGAGCCGGGGACCATCCACGAGGCCGAGGTGTTGGGTGTCGTCGGCCCGAACGGGATCGGGAAGTCGACGTTCGCGAAGCTGTTGGCCGGGAAGCTCACGCCGGACGAGGGGTCGTTGGAGACGAACCTCGACATCGCGTACAAGCCGCAGTACATCGAGATCGACCAGCCGATGCGGGTCGACGCGTTCCTCTCGTCGGTGACGGACGACTTCGGCACCTCCTACTGGGACACGGAGGTCGCGCGGCCGCTCCAGCTCAACCGGCTGATGGAGCAGAACCTCGACGACCTCTCGGGCGGGGAGCGCCAGCGGGTCGCCATCGCTGCCACCATCTCGGAGGACGCGGACCTGTACCTGCTGGACGAACCCTCCGCACACCTCGACGTGGAACAGCGCGTGCAGGCGACGACCGCCATCCGGCGGTACGCCGAGCACAACGACGCCACGGTGATGGTGATCGACCACGACATCTACATGATCGACCTGCTGGCCGACCGCCTGCTGGTGTTCGACGGCGAGCCGGCGGCCCACGGGACCGCCCGCGAGCCACAGGAGATGCGCGCGGGGATGAACGACTTCCTCGCGGACCTGGACGTGACGTTCCGCCGCGACGAGCGGACGGGGCGACCACGGATCAACAAGCCCGGCTCGCAACTGGACAGCCAACAGAAGCGCGACGGCGAGTACTACTACACCGGGTAG
- a CDS encoding winged helix-turn-helix transcriptional regulator, protein MAESDEETLDDLPPSAKLVFKVLEYNGSLTQKGIVEESMLSARTVRYALERLENIGVVDEDVYFADARQNLYQLTEDGVDSVPGDSHPHGKESEQEA, encoded by the coding sequence ATGGCCGAATCCGACGAGGAGACACTCGACGACTTGCCGCCGAGTGCGAAGCTCGTGTTCAAGGTACTGGAGTACAACGGCTCGCTGACCCAGAAGGGGATCGTCGAAGAGTCGATGCTCTCGGCGCGGACGGTGCGGTACGCGCTCGAACGACTGGAGAACATCGGTGTCGTGGACGAGGACGTCTACTTCGCCGACGCGCGACAGAACCTCTACCAGCTCACCGAGGACGGCGTCGACAGCGTCCCCGGCGACTCCCACCCACACGGGAAGGAGTCCGAGCAGGAGGCTTGA
- a CDS encoding DUF402 domain-containing protein, with the protein MTGGDTPSEPVAVKLRGIYTTALTRLFDAAGHEVVQASPPIRRRFDADFSRHPWDARVATGPDRQGVGVHGAPDATATVRERLGAVGIDALSWTDPVPTAAVFDGVVTETLGGGAVVDLGVDADGGHDDEGYLPFDEADGYVETGDEVLVQVDTATAPWTDDRPELTTTLRAPGGLATLVRGREETRVRGGDAEAARELAGMTDLLDAETPDGWGIEWNRAAPEAELDALRASLTLAGERATAIDDALDGDDALDGDGGGDPLARDGDDTDGPDDRSPALVTPLATAWVWFGRVSRFALDDHRRAVTSTMPGHHRTKAASRDASAGVDFAEALCSFDDADVGGSGDATAAEAEERGDATGASDTADADDAADLDFPFAVVTDQFGPVEGDRIGIDHGKPDGRLVSLGRGEVVSREPDGTVTVERSMSAGGTYDALGTPRAAGDTARTKFVEGRWWYPTVYRSADGESKGTYVNVCTPVEVFPDAVRYVDLHVDVVKYPDGTVERVDDDELDAAVAAGALPEATADRARAVARAVARGLQN; encoded by the coding sequence GTGACGGGTGGCGACACCCCGTCGGAGCCGGTCGCGGTGAAACTCCGCGGGATCTACACCACCGCGCTCACGCGACTGTTCGACGCGGCCGGCCACGAGGTGGTGCAGGCGTCGCCGCCGATCCGGCGACGGTTCGACGCCGACTTCTCGCGACACCCGTGGGACGCGCGGGTCGCGACCGGGCCGGACCGACAGGGGGTCGGCGTCCACGGCGCACCCGACGCGACGGCGACGGTCCGGGAGCGACTCGGTGCCGTCGGGATCGACGCGCTGTCGTGGACGGACCCGGTGCCGACGGCGGCGGTGTTCGACGGCGTCGTGACGGAGACGCTCGGTGGCGGCGCGGTCGTGGACCTGGGTGTCGACGCCGACGGCGGCCACGACGACGAGGGGTACCTCCCGTTCGACGAGGCGGACGGCTACGTGGAGACCGGCGACGAGGTTCTGGTTCAGGTCGACACGGCGACCGCCCCGTGGACGGACGACCGGCCCGAGCTGACGACGACGCTGCGTGCGCCCGGCGGACTGGCGACGCTCGTCCGCGGGCGCGAGGAGACCCGCGTCCGCGGCGGCGACGCCGAAGCGGCCCGCGAACTGGCGGGGATGACGGACCTCCTCGACGCCGAGACGCCCGACGGCTGGGGGATCGAGTGGAACCGCGCGGCACCCGAGGCGGAACTGGACGCGCTCCGCGCGTCGCTGACGCTCGCCGGCGAGCGTGCGACGGCGATCGACGACGCGCTCGACGGGGACGACGCACTCGACGGGGACGGCGGCGGCGACCCACTCGCCCGCGACGGGGACGACACCGACGGGCCGGACGACCGCTCCCCGGCACTCGTGACGCCGCTCGCGACGGCGTGGGTGTGGTTCGGGCGCGTCTCGCGGTTCGCGCTCGACGACCACCGGCGTGCCGTCACGAGTACGATGCCGGGCCACCACCGGACGAAGGCGGCCTCGCGCGACGCGAGTGCCGGGGTCGACTTCGCCGAGGCACTGTGTTCGTTCGACGACGCGGATGTCGGTGGGAGCGGTGACGCGACGGCCGCGGAGGCCGAGGAGCGCGGTGACGCGACGGGTGCGAGCGACACGGCCGACGCAGACGACGCGGCCGATCTCGACTTCCCGTTCGCCGTCGTCACCGACCAGTTCGGGCCGGTCGAGGGTGACCGGATCGGGATCGACCACGGGAAACCGGACGGTCGGCTCGTCTCGTTGGGTCGTGGCGAGGTCGTCTCGCGGGAGCCGGACGGCACCGTCACCGTCGAGCGGTCGATGTCGGCCGGTGGCACCTACGACGCGCTCGGGACCCCCCGGGCCGCCGGCGACACCGCGCGGACGAAGTTCGTCGAGGGGCGCTGGTGGTACCCGACGGTGTACCGCAGCGCCGACGGGGAGTCGAAGGGCACCTACGTCAACGTCTGTACCCCGGTCGAGGTGTTCCCGGACGCCGTCCGGTACGTCGACCTCCACGTCGACGTGGTGAAGTACCCCGACGGCACCGTGGAACGCGTCGACGACGACGAACTCGACGCGGCCGTCGCGGCCGGCGCACTCCCGGAGGCGACCGCCGACCGTGCCCGTGCGGTCGCGAGAGCCGTCGCACGCGGACTGCAGAACTGA
- a CDS encoding winged helix-turn-helix transcriptional regulator, which yields MCSVVRAVEEIGSEWRLIVLHGLQDGEHRFNELKRATGANSRTLSRVLDDLEAAGLVDRRVEDRPIATYYSLTPAGERLCPVFEELESWADEWLLTESADADAEAGEGDGAAAADD from the coding sequence GTGTGTTCGGTCGTGCGCGCCGTCGAGGAGATCGGCTCGGAGTGGCGGTTGATCGTCCTCCACGGGCTCCAAGACGGGGAGCACCGGTTCAACGAACTCAAGCGCGCGACGGGTGCCAACTCCCGGACGCTCTCGCGGGTGCTCGACGACCTGGAGGCGGCCGGCCTCGTCGACCGGCGGGTCGAGGACCGCCCCATCGCCACCTACTACAGTCTGACCCCCGCGGGCGAGCGCCTCTGTCCGGTGTTCGAGGAGTTGGAGTCGTGGGCCGACGAGTGGTTGCTGACCGAGAGCGCGGACGCCGACGCGGAGGCGGGGGAGGGAGACGGGGCCGCCGCCGCGGACGACTGA